A DNA window from Sporosarcina sp. ANT_H38 contains the following coding sequences:
- the cyoE gene encoding heme o synthase, whose protein sequence is MTKVMDPSWDKVDEKTVSKEQNISTLFTDFKSLFKGIVLISNVLPVLTGFWLALYFSEVTFLENWDVFLLTISGSTLVMAGALVLNNWYDVDIDTVMQRTKNRPTVTGNFSLKFVFRLGIALSVVGLVLLAFTTIEATVYASIGWFTYVILYTMWSKRRYTLNTVIGSVSGAVTPLIGWAAIAPGFHIVPIVLTLILFIWQMPHTFAIAMKKVEEYSLAKVAMLPVVYGFNFTKRQMVVYIACLLPLPFFLGSLGTLFVVIATLMNIGWLVAAITGFFTKNDMKWAHLMFMCSVNYVAILFTLMILVTLPVFS, encoded by the coding sequence ATGACTAAAGTAATGGATCCATCTTGGGATAAGGTTGATGAAAAAACTGTTTCGAAAGAACAAAATATTTCTACGCTATTCACTGATTTTAAATCTCTATTTAAGGGGATAGTCTTAATTTCTAATGTGCTACCTGTACTCACAGGATTTTGGTTAGCGCTCTATTTTTCGGAAGTAACATTTTTGGAAAACTGGGATGTATTTTTGTTGACGATTTCAGGCAGTACACTTGTTATGGCCGGAGCACTTGTCCTGAATAACTGGTATGATGTCGACATTGATACAGTAATGCAGCGGACCAAAAACCGTCCGACAGTTACTGGGAATTTCTCGCTTAAATTTGTCTTTAGATTAGGAATTGCATTATCTGTAGTAGGTTTAGTACTTCTAGCTTTTACTACAATTGAAGCGACCGTCTATGCATCCATTGGATGGTTTACGTATGTTATTTTATACACAATGTGGTCAAAACGTAGATATACGTTGAATACGGTAATTGGCAGTGTGTCAGGTGCTGTGACGCCATTAATCGGATGGGCAGCAATTGCACCCGGTTTTCATATCGTCCCAATCGTATTAACGCTTATCCTATTCATATGGCAAATGCCGCATACATTCGCTATTGCGATGAAGAAAGTAGAAGAATACAGTTTGGCAAAAGTGGCGATGCTTCCAGTCGTTTATGGATTTAATTTTACTAAGCGACAAATGGTTGTCTATATAGCATGCTTACTTCCATTACCATTCTTTTTAGGTTCGCTTGGAACACTTTTTGTTGTCATCGCTACACTGATGAACATCGGGTGGCTGGTTGCAGCTATAACCGGATTTTTCACAAAAAACGATATGAAGTGGGCACATCTGATGTTCATGTGTTCCGTGAATTATGTGGCTATCTTGTTTACACTGATGATTCTTGTTACATTGCCGGTCTTTAGCTGA
- a CDS encoding ABC transporter permease, with protein sequence MTTFLRRILFIGILAVIWEVTSRLSSLPDFMFPSLSQVLHTLYTGIVSGQILTAILTSMSRLLIGFIIATVLGLFLGYLIWRSKLVEDTLGFLVTALQSIPSIVWFPLAIIWFGLNDLSILFIVTIGATWTMTINATSGFKNVPRLYQQVAKTLGSGGFHFLRTVIIPASVPQLISGLRIAWAFSWRALMAGELLGAGGGLGHLLEMGRSLGQMDLVISVMIIIGVIGTIMDNLVFLRLERNVQKKWGIS encoded by the coding sequence ATGACTACATTTTTAAGACGGATCCTATTCATCGGAATTCTAGCGGTGATATGGGAAGTCACATCTAGATTATCGAGTTTACCCGATTTCATGTTTCCGAGTCTCAGCCAAGTACTGCATACACTTTACACAGGTATTGTAAGTGGGCAAATATTGACTGCAATTCTAACAAGCATGAGCCGTCTATTAATTGGATTTATTATTGCTACAGTCCTCGGTCTTTTTTTAGGCTATCTCATATGGCGTTCTAAGTTAGTGGAAGACACACTCGGTTTTCTTGTCACAGCATTGCAATCGATTCCGAGTATTGTGTGGTTCCCGCTTGCTATTATTTGGTTTGGTTTGAACGATTTGTCCATTCTTTTCATTGTAACAATTGGCGCAACATGGACAATGACAATCAACGCGACAAGTGGTTTTAAAAATGTGCCTAGGCTTTATCAACAAGTTGCTAAAACATTAGGGTCTGGCGGTTTTCACTTTTTACGAACAGTCATTATACCAGCATCTGTCCCACAACTTATATCAGGATTACGAATTGCCTGGGCATTTTCCTGGCGCGCATTAATGGCAGGGGAACTGCTCGGAGCTGGTGGCGGTTTGGGGCATCTTTTAGAAATGGGGAGATCATTGGGACAAATGGATTTAGTTATATCAGTCATGATTATTATTGGTGTTATCGGTACAATCATGGATAATCTGGTCTTTTTACGACTTGAGCGCAATGTGCAGAAAAAATGGGGAATCAGTTAA
- the cysI gene encoding assimilatory sulfite reductase (NADPH) hemoprotein subunit, whose translation MTKKIILPSQPGTPSDVERIKSESNYLRGSLVESLEYPISSGIPDDDNRLMKFHGSYLQDDRDLRNERQRQKLEPAYQFMVRVRAPGGVATSAQWLMMDHVANKFGNGTLKLTTRQSFQMHGILKWNMKENIQEINAALMDTLAACGDVNRNVMCNPNPYQSDIHAEVYGWAQKLSDYLSPRTNAYHEIWLDGEKVIDSQETDEEIEPLYGALYLPRKFKIGVAVPPNNDVDVFSQDLGLIAILEEGKLVGFNIAVGGGMGMTHGDTNTYPQLARVIGFCTTDQIIDVAEKIITIQRDYGNRSVRKYARFKYTIDARGLDWITNELNERLGWELETARSYHFEHNGDRYGWVEGSDGNWHFTLFIQNGRIQDLDDYPLMTGLREIAKIHTGDFRLSPNQNLVISNVSSLNKNKIVELIEHHGLTDGQHHSALRRSSMACVAFPTCGLAMAEAERYLPSLLDKMELILDEAGLREKEIIIRISGCPNGCSRPALGEIAFIGKSPGKYNMYLGAGFVGDRLNKLYRENIGEDEILELLKPLFFQYAKERQEGEHFGDFVIRAGHVKAVQSGLDFHD comes from the coding sequence ATGACGAAAAAAATAATTCTACCGTCACAACCAGGAACACCAAGTGATGTTGAGCGGATAAAGAGTGAGAGTAATTATTTACGAGGATCGCTAGTAGAGTCGCTTGAATATCCAATCAGTTCGGGGATACCTGATGACGATAATCGATTGATGAAATTCCATGGGAGCTATTTGCAAGATGATCGGGATTTACGGAATGAAAGACAACGCCAAAAATTAGAACCAGCTTACCAGTTCATGGTCCGTGTTCGTGCTCCGGGCGGAGTTGCAACTTCGGCGCAATGGTTGATGATGGATCATGTCGCCAATAAATTTGGCAATGGAACGTTGAAATTGACTACGCGTCAGTCATTCCAAATGCATGGAATTTTAAAGTGGAATATGAAGGAGAATATACAAGAAATTAATGCGGCATTGATGGATACACTAGCGGCTTGTGGTGATGTGAACCGGAATGTGATGTGTAATCCAAACCCTTATCAATCGGATATTCATGCCGAGGTTTATGGCTGGGCTCAGAAACTCAGCGATTATCTTTCGCCACGGACTAATGCTTACCATGAAATCTGGCTCGATGGTGAAAAAGTAATTGACAGTCAAGAAACGGATGAAGAAATCGAGCCCTTGTATGGCGCGCTCTATTTACCACGGAAATTTAAAATTGGTGTGGCGGTTCCTCCTAATAACGACGTTGACGTCTTTTCACAGGATCTTGGTTTAATTGCCATTTTAGAAGAAGGTAAATTAGTTGGATTCAACATTGCAGTCGGGGGCGGCATGGGGATGACGCATGGAGATACAAACACCTATCCTCAGTTGGCGCGGGTGATTGGATTCTGTACAACAGATCAGATTATCGACGTAGCGGAAAAAATCATTACGATTCAACGTGATTATGGAAATCGCTCTGTTCGAAAGTATGCACGTTTTAAATACACAATTGATGCTCGCGGACTTGATTGGATCACCAATGAACTCAATGAGCGATTAGGCTGGGAACTTGAAACCGCGCGTAGTTATCATTTTGAACATAATGGTGATCGTTATGGTTGGGTGGAAGGGAGCGATGGCAATTGGCATTTCACGCTCTTTATCCAAAACGGTCGAATCCAAGACTTGGATGATTATCCACTGATGACGGGCTTGCGCGAAATTGCCAAGATTCACACAGGAGATTTCCGCCTTAGTCCAAACCAAAATCTCGTTATTAGCAATGTTTCGAGTCTAAATAAGAACAAGATTGTCGAACTAATTGAGCATCATGGATTGACTGATGGACAGCATCATTCCGCGTTGCGCCGGAGTTCAATGGCTTGTGTTGCTTTTCCGACTTGCGGGCTGGCGATGGCTGAAGCTGAACGTTATTTGCCTTCCTTACTGGATAAGATGGAACTGATTCTGGATGAAGCGGGATTGCGAGAAAAGGAGATTATTATCCGTATTTCGGGCTGTCCGAATGGTTGTTCTCGTCCCGCTTTAGGTGAAATAGCCTTTATCGGAAAATCCCCTGGAAAATACAATATGTATCTTGGTGCTGGATTTGTCGGGGATAGGCTGAACAAATTATACCGGGAAAACATTGGAGAAGACGAAATTCTTGAACTGCTTAAACCACTATTTTTCCAATACGCGAAGGAAAGACAAGAAGGCGAGCATTTTGGGGATTTTGTTATCCGTGCGGGACATGTGAAAGCTGTTCAATCCGGGTTAGACTTTCACGATTAA
- a CDS encoding aliphatic sulfonate ABC transporter substrate-binding protein gives MKRNLLLLGLISLAVFAIVSGCGKTEKGAQDVKEVNIGYFPNLTHIATIVALEKGYFTEAFGEDIKINTKTVSNGGLFMEAMATKSIDVGTVGPGPLLNFYVKEPNYHIISGAVNGGAVLVASEHSNIRELADLDGKKVAIPVIGSTQDVMLRKALQDVGLKPTLNGGTVEMFAAAPADTATLFIQKSVDAAATQEPWGYILESQAKGQLLLDWESFAWGKESTNTVVAASKKFLDNETLVKAYLTAHVKAVAFIEQNPEESQDLVNKHIKGLTGKEIDKAELEVAFKHLKVTTSVNEEVIQEMADISKEAGYIPSSEIEGLIQLDQLKSVEGK, from the coding sequence ATGAAACGTAATTTATTGTTACTTGGGCTTATTTCTTTAGCTGTGTTTGCTATTGTATCTGGATGTGGAAAAACAGAAAAGGGAGCACAAGACGTTAAAGAAGTGAACATTGGTTATTTCCCAAATTTAACGCATATCGCTACAATCGTTGCGTTAGAGAAAGGCTATTTCACAGAAGCGTTTGGGGAGGATATTAAAATCAACACAAAGACCGTCAGTAACGGCGGCTTGTTTATGGAAGCGATGGCGACTAAATCAATTGATGTAGGAACAGTTGGGCCGGGTCCTTTACTGAACTTCTACGTAAAAGAACCCAACTACCATATTATTTCAGGCGCTGTAAACGGGGGGGCAGTCCTAGTTGCGAGTGAACATAGTAACATTAGAGAACTGGCCGACTTAGACGGAAAGAAAGTCGCAATTCCTGTGATAGGAAGTACCCAAGACGTGATGCTGCGTAAGGCGCTACAAGATGTGGGTCTGAAACCTACATTAAATGGCGGTACCGTTGAAATGTTTGCCGCAGCACCTGCTGATACAGCAACGCTCTTTATTCAAAAGTCCGTTGATGCTGCAGCAACACAAGAACCATGGGGTTATATTTTGGAATCCCAGGCGAAAGGTCAATTGTTGTTAGACTGGGAATCATTCGCTTGGGGGAAAGAATCCACAAATACAGTGGTTGCAGCAAGTAAGAAGTTTTTAGATAATGAAACTTTAGTAAAAGCTTATTTAACAGCCCATGTAAAAGCAGTAGCATTTATTGAGCAAAATCCTGAAGAAAGTCAAGATCTAGTAAATAAACACATCAAAGGATTAACAGGAAAAGAAATTGACAAAGCGGAGTTAGAAGTTGCATTTAAGCATCTAAAAGTAACAACATCTGTCAATGAAGAAGTGATTCAGGAGATGGCTGATATCAGTAAGGAAGCAGGGTATATCCCTAGTAGTGAAATTGAAGGCTTAATTCAATTGGATCAGTTGAAGTCTGTAGAAGGAAAATAA
- a CDS encoding sirohydrochlorin chelatase encodes MQAVLYVGHGSRIKAGVEEAIHFIKSSQAMIDVPIQEICFLELAAPSVDEGITKCVERGATKIAVVPILLLTAGHANEDIPFEIEVGKIMYPNIEFTYGKAFGIHPKIVESLYDRIVEQKVAIAEDAQVLIVGRGSSDLAVKRDLNEIAQLLADKYSFNKVTICFLYGAEPHFDEALLQLQEAPRRQVFIIPYLLFTGILMNGIEKKIVKQSTISQQLILCKNLGYHKYVQDVLVERVNELLEKEQISQPI; translated from the coding sequence ATGCAGGCAGTCTTATATGTGGGTCACGGTAGTCGGATTAAGGCAGGTGTCGAAGAAGCCATTCATTTTATTAAGAGCAGTCAAGCAATGATCGATGTTCCTATTCAAGAGATTTGTTTTTTAGAACTGGCAGCACCAAGCGTGGATGAAGGGATTACAAAGTGCGTAGAACGCGGTGCTACTAAGATTGCGGTTGTTCCTATACTTTTATTAACCGCGGGGCATGCAAATGAAGATATTCCATTTGAAATCGAAGTGGGGAAAATCATGTATCCAAATATCGAATTTACATACGGAAAAGCATTTGGCATTCATCCGAAAATTGTTGAAAGTTTATATGATCGAATTGTTGAACAAAAAGTAGCAATTGCAGAAGATGCTCAGGTGTTAATCGTAGGCAGGGGGAGTAGTGATCTCGCAGTTAAGCGTGATTTAAATGAAATCGCACAACTTCTTGCTGACAAGTATTCCTTTAACAAAGTAACTATTTGTTTTCTTTACGGAGCGGAGCCTCATTTTGATGAAGCATTACTTCAACTACAGGAAGCGCCTCGAAGACAAGTTTTCATTATTCCGTACTTATTATTTACGGGTATTTTAATGAATGGCATCGAAAAAAAGATTGTGAAACAGTCTACTATTAGTCAGCAGCTAATTCTTTGTAAAAATCTTGGTTACCATAAATATGTCCAGGATGTGCTTGTTGAACGGGTGAATGAGTTGCTTGAAAAAGAACAAATCAGTCAGCCTATATAA
- the cobA gene encoding uroporphyrinogen-III C-methyltransferase, with protein sequence MGKVYIVGAGPGDVDLITVKGMKCIQQADVILYDRLINKELLTYAKPGADLIYCGKLPNYHAMIQETINHFLVKYAKQGKIVTRLKGGDPFVFGRGAEEAEVLADNGIPFEVVPGITAGIAAPAYAGIPVTHRDLSSSFAIVTGHMRAGKSDSIHWESLAVGIDTLAIYMGVGNLPYICEQLTKHGRPESTPVALVHWGTTESQYTITGTLSTIVEIARDSEIKNPSMIIVGEVVKLREKIQWFEQAGLNQNIIKEVSAY encoded by the coding sequence TTGGGGAAAGTATATATAGTTGGAGCTGGACCTGGAGATGTTGATTTGATCACCGTTAAAGGGATGAAGTGTATTCAACAAGCAGATGTCATCTTATATGATCGATTAATCAATAAAGAGCTGCTAACCTATGCAAAGCCCGGAGCCGATTTGATTTATTGTGGAAAACTCCCAAACTATCATGCAATGATTCAAGAGACGATTAATCACTTTTTAGTGAAATATGCGAAGCAAGGAAAAATCGTCACACGCTTAAAAGGTGGAGATCCATTCGTTTTCGGAAGAGGTGCTGAAGAGGCAGAAGTGCTTGCGGACAATGGAATCCCATTTGAGGTGGTTCCAGGAATTACTGCTGGGATCGCAGCTCCTGCCTATGCTGGTATACCTGTCACACATCGCGATCTCAGTTCAAGTTTTGCGATTGTAACGGGCCATATGCGTGCTGGAAAAAGCGATTCCATTCATTGGGAAAGTCTTGCAGTCGGGATTGATACCTTAGCTATTTATATGGGCGTCGGGAACCTACCTTATATTTGTGAGCAATTGACGAAGCATGGCCGACCTGAAAGCACACCAGTAGCTCTTGTTCATTGGGGAACAACAGAATCGCAGTATACGATTACAGGTACACTTTCGACAATTGTCGAGATTGCAAGAGACTCCGAAATTAAAAACCCAAGTATGATCATTGTCGGTGAGGTTGTAAAGTTGCGGGAGAAAATTCAGTGGTTTGAACAAGCCGGATTGAACCAAAACATCATTAAAGAAGTATCTGCATACTAG
- a CDS encoding bifunctional precorrin-2 dehydrogenase/sirohydrochlorin ferrochelatase gives MKSYPIMLNIEDKAVVVVGGGLIAYRKIVGLLQAGSSITVISPMIHSEIEQLFLENKIAWKDKLFESEDLDSALIVIAATDSEIVNTFVASSAGKHQLVNIVDNPELSTFHVPAKLTRGDLTICVATGGASPALSKSIRDELALIYEDSYGEYLGFLTLSREKVKHSVLHQSIKTKLLKAIANDTYRQSINMQNAFLEMIDGYQDKSLVVLGG, from the coding sequence ATGAAATCCTATCCAATTATGCTGAACATCGAAGATAAAGCTGTAGTAGTAGTTGGTGGTGGCCTGATTGCCTACAGAAAAATTGTCGGCTTGCTACAAGCGGGTTCTTCTATAACTGTAATTAGTCCGATGATTCACTCAGAAATAGAACAACTCTTTCTCGAGAACAAGATTGCATGGAAAGATAAATTATTCGAATCGGAAGATCTTGATTCCGCATTGATTGTTATTGCAGCTACAGATAGTGAAATCGTGAATACGTTCGTTGCATCGTCTGCTGGCAAGCATCAACTGGTCAATATCGTTGATAATCCGGAGTTAAGCACCTTTCATGTCCCTGCAAAGCTGACAAGAGGTGACCTAACGATATGTGTTGCAACGGGCGGGGCAAGTCCGGCACTTTCCAAAAGTATTCGTGACGAACTTGCCTTAATTTACGAAGATTCTTATGGTGAATATCTTGGGTTTCTGACACTGTCCAGAGAAAAAGTGAAACATTCTGTGTTACACCAATCAATAAAAACCAAATTACTTAAAGCAATCGCCAATGACACATACAGGCAATCTATCAACATGCAAAATGCCTTTCTAGAAATGATTGATGGGTATCAGGATAAATCCTTAGTGGTATTGGGAGGATGA
- a CDS encoding YezD family protein: protein MDKRDKNLELTIENVKKMLSTMNYGSITLVIQDSVVVQIEKSEKIRLK, encoded by the coding sequence ATGGATAAACGGGATAAAAACCTTGAGCTTACCATTGAAAACGTTAAAAAGATGCTGAGCACGATGAATTATGGCTCTATCACATTGGTTATTCAAGACAGTGTTGTTGTTCAAATAGAGAAAAGTGAGAAAATCAGATTAAAATAA
- the cysK gene encoding cysteine synthase A has translation MQVVNNIAELIGNTPLVRLNRVPDPQGAAVYVKLEYFNPSGSVKDRAAYNMIVEAEKSGKLMAGATIIEPTSGNTGIGLAMNAAARGYQAIFVMPDNATIERINLMKAYGAKVVLTPSDERMPGAIAKANELAAQIEGSFIPMQFENPANPNIHRTTTAIEIITALESIGRTLSAFVCTSGTGGTVTGTGEALKEHDDSISVHVVEPAGSPVLSGGKPGKHKLVGTSPGFIPSVLNTDVYDEIFMIKDDEAYETVRNVAVNEGILLGPSGGASIYAALTVARRLTPKDTVVCIAPDSGERYLSSDLFEF, from the coding sequence ATGCAAGTCGTAAACAATATTGCTGAATTGATTGGAAATACGCCTCTTGTAAGATTAAATAGAGTTCCGGATCCACAAGGGGCAGCTGTTTATGTGAAGCTTGAATATTTTAATCCAAGCGGAAGTGTAAAAGACAGGGCAGCATACAATATGATTGTTGAAGCAGAAAAAAGCGGGAAATTAATGGCAGGAGCAACAATTATAGAGCCTACATCAGGTAATACAGGGATTGGCTTGGCGATGAATGCTGCAGCGAGAGGTTATCAAGCAATTTTCGTCATGCCCGATAACGCAACGATAGAACGCATTAATTTAATGAAAGCATACGGTGCTAAAGTCGTTCTGACACCCAGCGATGAAAGAATGCCAGGTGCGATTGCAAAAGCAAATGAATTAGCTGCACAAATCGAAGGCAGTTTTATCCCTATGCAATTTGAAAACCCAGCAAATCCTAATATCCATCGAACAACGACAGCAATTGAAATTATTACTGCGCTAGAGTCGATAGGGAGAACGCTTAGTGCTTTTGTCTGTACTTCAGGAACGGGCGGGACAGTGACTGGTACAGGAGAAGCGCTTAAAGAACATGATGATAGTATATCAGTTCACGTTGTAGAGCCAGCTGGATCACCTGTTCTATCGGGTGGTAAGCCAGGAAAACATAAATTAGTAGGAACAAGTCCAGGGTTTATTCCTTCTGTACTGAATACGGATGTCTACGATGAGATTTTTATGATAAAAGATGATGAAGCTTACGAGACGGTACGGAACGTAGCAGTGAATGAAGGGATTCTCCTAGGTCCTTCAGGGGGAGCATCCATATATGCGGCATTAACCGTTGCGAGGCGATTGACTCCGAAAGATACTGTAGTCTGTATTGCACCAGATTCTGGTGAACGCTATTTATCAAGCGATTTGTTCGAATTTTAA
- a CDS encoding assimilatory sulfite reductase (NADPH) flavoprotein subunit: MALQVINSPFNQEQVELLNQLLPILTETQQIWLGGYLSASQLATQSKASDSVAVLEAPAKQIEVISKEVTILYGSQTGNGHALAEKLTKSLKAEEFQVTLASMNEFKPNALKKIENLLLIVSTHGEGDPPDNALPFYEFLHSKRAPQLDNLQFSVLSLGDSSYEFFCQTGKQFDERLLELGAKQFSPRVDCDLDYDESAAEWFTNVLATLNERQGISSTTAQQPVNNVVAEQLEYSRTNPFKAEILENLNLNGRGSNKETRHLELSLEGSNLEFEPGDSLGIYPENDTELVDTLIVEMGWNAGEVVSVNKQGEQKPLREALISNFEITVLTKPLLQKVAHFTANNELKALLEPEREQECRDYLYGRDLLDLVRDFAPWEAPLSEFIAILRKIPARLYSIASSSKANPDEVHLTIGTVRYEAHGRDRVGVCSDECAVRAQPGDHLAVYVQRNSNFKLPENPNTPLIMIGPGTGIAPFRSFLEEREEIGAEGKTWLFFGDQHFVTDFLYQVEWQQWLKEGVLTRMDVAFSRDTKDKVYVQHRMLENSKAIFEWLEKGAVLYVCGDEKHMAADVHSTLETILEKEGIMSSMEASDYLADMQQQKRYQRDVY; encoded by the coding sequence TTGGCGCTTCAAGTGATAAACAGTCCTTTTAATCAGGAGCAGGTAGAACTCCTTAATCAACTTTTACCGATACTAACGGAGACACAACAAATCTGGTTGGGCGGCTATCTGAGTGCGAGTCAATTAGCTACGCAATCAAAAGCGTCTGACAGCGTGGCAGTTCTGGAAGCTCCAGCAAAACAAATAGAGGTCATCTCAAAAGAAGTGACAATTCTTTACGGATCACAGACCGGCAACGGGCACGCTTTGGCAGAAAAACTGACGAAGAGTTTAAAAGCAGAAGAGTTTCAAGTAACCCTTGCTTCAATGAATGAATTCAAACCGAATGCGCTAAAGAAAATCGAGAATTTACTACTTATTGTAAGTACACATGGCGAAGGTGATCCACCAGATAATGCATTGCCCTTCTATGAATTTCTTCATAGTAAAAGAGCGCCACAATTGGATAATCTTCAATTTTCGGTCCTGTCTTTGGGGGACAGTTCTTATGAGTTTTTCTGCCAGACAGGCAAACAATTTGATGAACGATTACTTGAGTTGGGTGCAAAACAGTTTAGTCCACGTGTTGATTGCGACTTGGATTATGATGAATCTGCCGCGGAATGGTTTACGAATGTTTTAGCTACATTAAATGAGCGACAAGGAATCAGTTCTACAACTGCCCAACAACCAGTCAATAATGTAGTTGCGGAACAACTGGAGTACTCTCGAACAAATCCATTTAAAGCGGAGATCCTAGAAAATTTGAATTTAAATGGGCGTGGGTCAAACAAGGAAACGCGTCATCTTGAGTTATCACTTGAAGGATCGAACCTCGAGTTTGAACCGGGGGACAGTCTGGGCATTTATCCGGAAAATGATACTGAATTAGTAGATACCTTGATTGTGGAGATGGGCTGGAATGCTGGAGAAGTAGTTTCGGTTAATAAACAGGGTGAGCAAAAGCCCTTACGCGAGGCGTTGATTTCTAATTTCGAGATCACTGTATTGACGAAACCATTGCTACAAAAAGTAGCGCATTTTACCGCTAATAACGAATTAAAGGCGCTCTTGGAACCAGAAAGGGAGCAAGAATGTAGGGATTATCTCTACGGTCGTGATTTATTGGATCTAGTTCGGGATTTTGCACCATGGGAAGCCCCTCTAAGTGAATTTATCGCAATATTACGCAAAATACCGGCGCGTCTCTATTCAATTGCTAGTAGTTCAAAAGCAAATCCAGATGAGGTACATCTTACGATTGGAACTGTTCGCTATGAGGCACACGGTCGCGATCGAGTAGGTGTCTGTTCAGATGAATGTGCAGTACGTGCACAACCAGGAGATCATTTAGCTGTGTATGTTCAGCGTAACTCTAATTTTAAATTACCAGAAAATCCTAATACGCCTTTGATTATGATTGGACCTGGTACCGGGATAGCTCCATTTAGATCATTCTTGGAAGAACGCGAGGAGATTGGCGCAGAAGGGAAAACATGGTTGTTCTTTGGTGATCAACACTTTGTTACGGACTTTTTGTATCAGGTTGAGTGGCAACAATGGCTCAAAGAGGGTGTATTGACGCGAATGGATGTTGCATTTTCCCGTGATACGAAAGATAAAGTCTATGTTCAACACCGAATGTTAGAGAACAGCAAAGCGATTTTTGAGTGGTTGGAAAAGGGTGCTGTACTCTACGTTTGTGGTGATGAAAAGCATATGGCTGCCGATGTCCATTCTACTTTGGAAACGATCCTTGAAAAAGAGGGAATCATGAGTTCTATGGAAGCATCTGACTATTTAGCTGACATGCAACAGCAGAAACGTTATCAACGTGATGTCTACTGA
- a CDS encoding ABC transporter ATP-binding protein codes for MYLTIDGIVKSFPHKEKGHVKVLDNISLDVEKGQFVSIVGPSGCGKSTLLYLIAGLEKADQGEIRIAGKVVTDPGPDRVVVFQQDGLFPWLTVLDNVTYGLRLKGLQKKQAEDKAREMLKMVHLSNFIDAYPHQLSGGMKQRVAIARALVMEPAILLMDEPFAALDEQTRMVLHNELLEIWQKTKVTIFFVTHNIREAVLLSEKIVVFETRPGRIKEIHSSTTMKDGIMPNDVTFHLEKQILASLQGEIEKVLKEEMGDDYIFKTDPIHRNSSGDMGSHI; via the coding sequence ATGTATTTAACAATAGATGGCATTGTTAAAAGTTTTCCACACAAAGAAAAAGGTCATGTGAAAGTACTGGATAATATCTCGTTAGACGTGGAAAAAGGGCAATTTGTTTCAATTGTTGGACCTTCGGGTTGCGGGAAGTCAACATTGCTCTATCTGATTGCAGGTCTTGAGAAGGCTGATCAGGGGGAAATTCGGATTGCTGGAAAAGTAGTGACGGATCCTGGACCAGATCGTGTTGTCGTTTTTCAGCAGGATGGATTGTTTCCGTGGTTAACAGTTCTTGATAATGTAACGTACGGCTTACGTTTGAAGGGTTTGCAAAAAAAACAGGCAGAGGACAAAGCGAGAGAAATGTTAAAAATGGTCCATTTGAGCAATTTTATCGACGCCTATCCGCATCAGTTGTCTGGAGGTATGAAACAACGCGTTGCTATCGCACGCGCACTTGTCATGGAACCCGCTATATTATTGATGGATGAACCGTTTGCAGCACTAGACGAGCAAACGAGAATGGTGTTACATAATGAGCTGCTGGAAATATGGCAAAAAACGAAGGTGACAATCTTTTTCGTTACGCATAACATTCGGGAGGCAGTCCTTTTATCCGAAAAGATTGTCGTTTTCGAAACGCGCCCTGGAAGAATCAAAGAGATTCATTCTTCAACGACAATGAAAGATGGCATTATGCCTAATGACGTTACATTTCATTTGGAAAAACAGATATTGGCATCACTGCAAGGTGAAATTGAGAAAGTATTGAAGGAGGAAATGGGGGATGACTACATTTTTAAGACGGATCCTATTCATCGGAATTCTAGCGGTGATATGGGAAGTCACATCTAG